A genomic segment from Scomber japonicus isolate fScoJap1 chromosome 11, fScoJap1.pri, whole genome shotgun sequence encodes:
- the nup62l gene encoding nucleoporin 62 like gives MSGGFNFGQAPSGFTFGAQKTTAAAPAPGFNLTGSTPAPSGGGFTFGTAIAANTNPTGGFSFGTPAKSTAAGGGLSFGTPATTFGLGSAPQTTAAAPAALTLGSTAAPAAGSGFTLGQSLAGPTTGAAPAGGGFSFGNATQAQMQPPAAAAVPAATAAAAAAAAAAAATTAAAAASSGFSFGAFSFGSAKVQPTSAAATAAPTGGGFSFGNTAPSNLTLGIQPQPQAQAQAQAAPTAAAATGQGGGFTFGIKPSLTPAPPASTQAAPPSGPSLFAAPISAAPAAPAAATAPATGFTLGAAATSTATPVAAAAAAAAAAAAAATSTAATGGLAFMLKPLGAATTIATSIPASTAAATTGAATSFSLGLKPASGTTTTTLSAASTITTTTAPPVMTYAQLEGLINKWSLELEDQERHFLQQATQVNAWDRMLVENGEKITALHKEMEKVKLDQRRLNQELDFILSQQKELEDLLCPLEESVKEQSGTIYMQNADEERERTYKLAENVDAQLKRMSQDLKEIIEHLNTSSGPADTSDPLQQICKILNAHMDSLQWVDQNSVLLQRRVEEVSKLCDNQRKEQEKTFRLTFD, from the exons ATGAGTGGCGGATTTAACTTTGGGCAAGCCCCCTCGGGCTTTACCTTCGGAGCTCAAAAGACCACCGCCGCAGCTCCTGCACCCGGCTTTAATCTGACGGGCTCCACACCTGCACCCTCCGGAGGGGGCTTCACTTTCGGGACAGCGATCGCGGCCAATACCAATCCTACCGGCGGATTTAGCTTTGGCACCCCAGCAAAGAGCACTGCAGCCGGTGGAGGCCTGTCCTTTGGAACCCCCGCCACCACATTTGGGCTAGGTTCAGCTCCTCAAACCAccgcagcagcaccagcagcgcTGACATTAGGCTCCACAGCAGCACCAGCGGCAGGGTCAGGGTTCACCCTGGGCCAGAGTTTGGCAGGGCCAACCACCGGGGCCGCTCCTGCAGGAGGGGGCTTCAGCTTTGGCAATGCCACTCAAGCTCAGATGcaaccaccagcagcagcagcagtcccagcagcgacagcagcagcagctgctgctgcagcagcagcggcagcaacaacagcagcagcagcagcttcatcaGGTTTCTCATTTGGAGCGTTCAGTTTTGGATCCGCCAAGGTCCAGCCGACTTCAGCTGCAGCCACTGCTGCTCCCACAGGTGGAGGTTTCTCCTTTGGCAACACAGCACCCTCCAACCTCACCCTGGGTATCCAGCCCCAGCCCCAGGCCCAAGCCCAGGCCCAGGCAGCTCCCACCGCTGCAGCTGCAACAGGACAGGGTGGAGGATTTACTTTTGGGATTAAGCCCTCATTAACCCCAGCGCCCCCTGCATCAACCCAGGCAGCCCCACCTTCAGGTCCCTCACTCTTTGCTGCTCCTATCTCTGcagctcctgctgctcctgctgctgccacaGCACCAGCCACAGGCTTTACATTGGGTGCTGCTGCAACTTCAACAGCAACCCCAGTTGCAGCTGcagctgccgctgctgctgccgctgctgctgctgcaacaagCACAGCAGCCACTGGAGGTCTGGCTTTTATGCTCAAACCTCTGGGGGCAGCCACCACCATTGCCACATCTATTCCAGCCTCAACGGCAGCTGCCACAACAGGCGCTGCTACCAGCTTTTCATTGGGGCTCAAACCTGCATCCGGCACAACTACCACAACACTTTCTGCAGCCTCGACGATCACTACAACCACTGCTCCTCCAGTAATGACCTATGCCCAGCTAGAGGGTCTCATTAACAAGTGGAGTCTTGAGCTTGAGGATCAAGAGAGACATTTCCTACAGCAAGCGACTCAGGTGAACGCCTGGGACCGTATGCTGGTGGAGAATGGAGAGAAGATAACAGCGCTGCATAAAGAGATGGAGAAGGTGAAGCTGGACCAGAGGAGGTTAAACCAGGAGCTGGATTTCATCCTGTCCCAACAGAAAGAACTGGAGGACTTGCTCTGCCCACTTGAGGAGTCTGTGAAGGAGCAGAGTGGAACCATCTACATGCAGAACGCCGATGAGGAGCGTGAAAGAACGTACAAGCTCGCTGAGAATGTGGACGCCCAGCTTAAGAGGATGTCACAGGACCTGAAGGAGATCATTGAGCACCTGAACACATCCAGCGGTCCAGCAGACACCAGTGACCCA cttCAGCAGATCTGCAAAATCCTCAATGCCCACATGGATTCACTTCAGTGGGTTGATCAGAATTCAGTCCTTCTGCAGAGACGAGTGGAGGAAGTGTCCAAACTGTGTGATAACCAGCGCAAGGAGCAGGAGAAAACCTTTCGTTTAACATTTGACTAA
- the pdk1 gene encoding pyruvate dehydrogenase (acetyl-transferring) kinase isozyme 1, mitochondrial: MRILRLLRSSVSIGKDIDYYSKFSPSPLSMKQFLDFGSENACEKTSFAFLRQELPVRLANIMKEINLLPDNLLRTPSVRLVQSWYMQSLEEILEFRDRNANDEKVTYDFTDAVIKIRNRHNDVIPTMAQGVVEYKEAYGTDPVVSQNLQYFLDRFYMSRISIRMLLNQHTLLFGGKVKVNPAHPKQIGSIDPHCRVSDVIRDAYENARNLCDRYYMNSPELILDEFNVKEAEKHISMVYVPSHLYHMVFELFKNAMRATMELYGDSMEYPAIHAQVALGTEDLTVKVSDRGGGVPLRKIDRLFTYTYSTAPRPSIDGSRAAPLAGYGYGLPISRLYARYFQGDLKLYSLEGYGTDAIIYIRALSTESIERLPVYNKSAWKHYKTIHEADDWCVPSKEPKDMTTFRSF, encoded by the exons ATGAGGATTTTAAGGTTACTGAGGAGCAGCGTGTCCATAGGAAAGGACATAGACTATTACTCTAAATTCTCACCCTCCCCTCTTTCAATGAAGCAATTTCTGGATTTTG GTTCAGAAAATGCATGTGAGAAAACGTCATTCGCCTTCCTCAGACAGGAGTTACCTGTGCGGTTGGCAAACATCATGAAAGAGATCAATTTGTTGCCGGACAACCTGCTCAGGACTCCATCAGTCCGTCTGGTCCAGAGCTG GTATATGCAAAGTCTTGAGGAGATTCTTGAGTTCAGGGACAGAAATGCAAATGATGAGAAAGTCACATATGA cttcacagacGCGGTGATAAAAATCAGAAATCGGCACAATGATGTCATTCCAACTATGGCTCAGGGAGTTGTGGAGTACAAAGAGGCTTACGGCACAGACCCGGTCGTCAGCCAAAACCTTCAGTATTTTTTGGATCGTTTCTACATGAGCAGGATATCCATAAGGATGTTGCTCAACCAGCACA CTCTCCTCTTTGGTGGGAAGGTGAAGGTGAATCCGGCACATCCCAAACAGATTGGCAGTATTGATCCACACTGTCGTGTCAGTGACGTGATCAGAG ATGCCTACGAAAATGCAAGAAACCTTTGTGACAGGTATTACATGAACTCACCTGAGCTGATACTGGATGAATTCAACG TTAAAGAGGCAGAAAAGCACATCTCGATGGTCTATGTCCCCTCTCATTTGTATCATATGGTGTTTGAACTTTTTAAG AATGCCATGCGAGCCACCATGGAGTTGTATGGTGATTCCATGGAGTATCCTGCCATCCATGCACAGGTCGCTCTGGGAACTGAAGATCTGACTGTCAAG GTGAGCGATCGTGGAGGAGGTGTGCCGCTGCGTAAGATTGACAGGCTGTTCACCTACACCTACTCCACCGCTCCTCGACCGAGCATCGACGGGTCACGTGCTGCTCCTCTG GCTGGTTACGGGTACGGCTTACCTATCTCACGACTTTATGCCCGCTACTTCCAAGGAGACCTGAAGCTGTACTCTCTGGAGGGTTACGGAACCGATGCCATCATCTACATTCGG GCACTTTCAACAGAGTCCATTGAGAGGCTGCCAGTGTACAACAAGTCAGCCTGGAAACATTACAAGACGATCCACGAGGCCGATGACTGGTGTGTCCCCAGCAAAGAGCCCAAGGATATGACCACATTTCGTAGTTTCTAG